Proteins encoded together in one Solanum lycopersicum chromosome 7, SLM_r2.1 window:
- the sus3 gene encoding sucrose synthase: MAQRVLTRVHSLRERLDATLDAHRNEILLFLSRIESHGKGILKPHQLLAEFESIQKEDKDKLNDHAFEEVLKSTQEAIVLPPWVALAIRLRPGVWEYVRVNVNALSVEELTVPEFLQFKEELVNGTSSDNFVLELDFEPFTASFPKPTLTKSIGNGVEFLNRHLSAKMFHDKESMTPLLEFLRVHHYNGKSMMLNDRIQNLYTLQKVLRKAEEYLTTLSPETSYSSFEHKFQEIGLERGWGDTAERVLEMICMLLDLLEAPDSCTLEKFLSRIPMVFNVVILSPHGYFAQENVLGYPDTGGQVVYILDQVPALEREMLKRIKEQGLDIKPRILIVTRLLPDAVGTTCGQRLEKVFGTEHSHILRVPFRTEKGIVRKWISRFEVWPYMETFIEDVGKEITAELQAKPDLIIGNYSEGNLAASLLAHKLGVTQCTIAHALEKTKYPDSDIYLNKFDEKYHFSAQFTADLIAMNHTDFIITSTFQEIAGSKDTVGQYESHMAFTMPGLYRVVHGIDVFDPKFNIVSPGADVNLYFPYSEKEKRLTTFHPEIEDLLFSDVENEEHLCVLKDRNKPIIFTMARLDRVKNLTGLVEWYAKNPRLRELVNLVVVGGDRRKESKDLEEQAEMKKMYELIKTHNLNGQFRWISSQMNRVRNGELYRYIADTRGAFVQPAFYEAFGLTVVEAMSCGLPTFATNQGGPAEIIVHGKSGFQIDPYHGEQAADLLAEFFEKCKVDPSHWEAISKGGLKRIQEKYTWQIYSDRLLTLAAVYGFWKHVSKLDRLEIRRYLEMFYALKFRKLAELVPLAVE, from the exons ATGGCTCAACGTGTTCTAACTCGTGTTCACAGTCTTCGTGAACGTCTTGATGCTACTTTGGATGCTCATCGCAATGAAATTTTGCTCTTTCTTTCAAG GATCGAAAGCCACGGGAAAGGGATCTTGAAACCTCACCAGCTACTGGCTGAGTTTGAATCAATTCAGAAAGAAGACAAAGACAAACTGAATGATCATGCCTTTGAAGAAGTCCTGAAATCCACTCAG GAAGCAATTGTTTTGCCCCCATGGGTTGCACTTGCTATTCGTTTGAGGCCCGGTGTGTGGGAATATGTCCGTGTGAATGTTAATGCTCTTAGTGTTGAGGAGCTGACTGTGCCTGAGTTTTTGCAATTCAAGGAAGAACTTGTTAACGGAAC TTCCAGTGATaactttgttcttgaattgGATTTTGAGCCCTTCACTGCATCATTTCCAAAACCAACCCTCACGAAATCAATTGGAAATGGAGTTGAATTCCTCAACAGGCACCTCTCTGCTAAAATGTTCCATGACAAGGAAAGCATGACCCCTCTTCTCGAGTTTCTTCGAGTTCACCACTACAATGGAAAG TCAATGATGCTGAATGATAGAATTCAGAATTTGTATACTCTCCAAAAAGTCCTGAGGAAGGCCGAGGAATACCTCACCACCCTTTCGCCAGAAACTTCATACTCCTCATTTGAGCACAAGTTCCAAGAAATTGGCTTGGAGAGAGGTTGGGGTGACACCGCAGAGCGTGTTCTAGAgatgatctgcatgctcctgGATCTCCTTGAGGCTCCTGACTCATGTACTCTTGAGAAGTTCCTTAGTAGAATTCCTATGGTTTTCAATGTAGTTATACTTTCACCTCATGGATATTTCGCCCAGGAAAATGTCTTGGGTTACCCCGACACTGGTGGTCAG GTTGTCTATATTTTGGATCAAGTTCCTGCCTTGGAGCGTGAGATGCTCAAGCGCATAAAGGAGCAAGGACTTGATATCAAACCGCGTATTCTTATT GTTACTCGGCTTCTCCCTGATGCAGTTGGTACCACTTGTGGTCAGCGACTCGAGAAGGTATTTGGAACTGAGCATTCACATATTCTTAGGGTCCCCTTTAGGACTGAAAAGGGCATTGTTCGCAAATGGATCTCTCGTTTTGAAGTCTGGCCATACATGGAGACTTTCATTGAG GATGTGGGGAAAGAAATAACCGCAGAACTGCAAGCTAAGCCAGATCTTATTATTGGAAACTATAGTGAGGGAAACCTTGCAGCCTCCTTGTTGGCTCACAAGTTAGGTGTAACACAG TGCACCATTGCTCATGCATTGGAGAAAACCAAATATCCTGATTCTGACATTTACTTGAACAAATTTGACGAGAAATACCACTTCTCAGCTCAGTTCACAGCTGATCTTATAGCAATGAATCATACTGATTTCATTATCACCAGCACCTTCCAGGAGATAGCAGGAAG cAAGGACACTGTTGGACAGTATGAGAGCCACATGGCCTTCACAATGCCTGGATTGTATAGAGTTGTTCATGGCATTGATGTGTTCGACCCCAAATTCAACATTGTGTCACCAGGAGCTGATGTGAATCTCTATTTCCCATACTCCGAAAAGGAAAAGAGATTGACAACTTTTCACCCTGAAATTGAAGACTTGCTGTTTAGCGATGTTGAGAACGAAGAACACCT GTGTGTGTTGAAGGACAGGAATAAGCCCATCATATTCACCATGGCAAGATTGGACCGAGTGAAGAACTTAACTGGACTTGTCGAGTGGTATGCTAAGAATCCACGACTAAGGGAGTTGGTTAACCTTGTAGTGGTTGGTGGAGACCGAAGAAAGGAATCCAAAGACTTGGAAGAGCAGGCAGAGATGAAGAAGATGTATGAACTTATAAAGACTCACAATTTGAATGGCCAGTTCCGATGGATTTCTTCCCAGATGAACCGCGTGAGGAATGGGGAACTCTACAGGTACATTGCTGACACAAGGGGAGCTTTCGTGCAGCCTGCATTCTACGAGGCTTTCGGTCTGACTGTTGTTGAGGCCATGAGCTGCGGTTTGCCTACATTTGCAACTAATCAAGGTGGTCCAGCTGAGATCATCGTTCATGGAAAGTCTGGTTTCCAAATTGATCCATACCATGGCGAGCAGGCTGCTGATCTCCTCGCTGAGTTCTTCGAGAAATGTAAGGTAGACCCTTCACATTGGGAAGCCATTTCCAAGGGTGGCCTTAAGCGTATACAGGAGAA GTACACATGGCAAATCTACTCCGACCGGCTGTTGACACTAGCTGCTGTTTACGGGTTCTGGAAGCACGTTTCCAAGCTTGATCGTCTTGAAATTCGTCGTTATCTTGAGATGTTTTACGCTCTCAAATTCCGCAAGCTG GCTGAACTTGTCCCATTGGCTGTTGAGTAA
- the LOC138337526 gene encoding uncharacterized protein, protein MVIENISTSTESSVNNNGVNNIDISSPLYVHPSDNPGVSLVQNPFDGIGYRSWRRSVLRVLSVKNKLGFINGDCKRPSAETPQFRQWERCDDMVTSWILNSLTKEIAESVEYVFDSYELWKELEDRYDQTNGAKLYQIQREINDLSQGTLDITAYYTKMKKLWEELSTLHIKLWKELEDRYDQTNGAKLYQIQREINDLSQGTLDITAYYTKMKKLWEELSTLHIKVQCSCNCTCGAKDNMYKVEQDRRLIQFLMGLNEVYTVVQGNILMMNPLPSLAQTFSLLIQDEKQREIKPSAQMFMESTSLNASGSGKKAMESAAFNANSSGGASSSRSLRLSNNSTGNNNVNFKTNYSQTSTYGNSKPRVICDYCKRPGHIREKCYKLHGYP, encoded by the coding sequence ATGGTGATTGAGAATATTTCAACTTCAACTGAGAGCTCTGTGAATAACAATGGTGTTAACAATATCGATATTAGTTCACCATTGTATGTACATCCTTCGGATAATCCTGGTGTTTCGTTGGTTCAAAATCCTTTTGATGGAATAGGTTATAGATCATGGAGGCGAAGTGTTCTAAGAGTTTTATCAGTTAAGAACAAGCTAGGCTTTATCAATGGTGATTGTAAGAGGCCTAGTGCAGAAACACCACAGTTTCGTCAATGGGAAAGGTGTGACGACATGGTTACTTCCTGGATTCTTAACTCCTTGACTAAAGAGATAGCAGAAAGTGTAGAATATGTTTTTGATTCATATGAGTTATGGAAAGAATTGGAGGATCGATATGACCAAACTAACGGTGCAAAGCTGTATCAAATCCAACGTGAAATCAATGATCTATCACAGGGAACTTTGGATATTACTGCCTACTACACTAAGATGAAGAAATTGTGGGAGGAGTTGAGCACATTACATATTAAGTTATGGAAAGAATTGGAGGATCGATATGACCAAACTAACGGTGCAAAGCTGTATCAAATCCAACGTGAAATCAATGATCTATCACAGGGAACTTTGGATATTACTGCCTACTACACTAAGATGAAGAAATTGTGGGAGGAGTTGAGCACATTACATATTAAAGTTCAGTGCAGTTGTAATTGCACTTGTGGAGCCAAGGACAATATGTACAAAGTGGAACAGGATAGAAGATTAATACAATTCCTTATGGGGTTGAATGAAGTCTATACTGTAGTGCAAGGAAATATCCTCATGATGAATCCATTGCCTTCTTTGGCACAAACCTTTTCTCTGTTAATTCAGGATGAGAAGCAGAGAGAGATTAAGCCTAGTGCTCAAATGTTCATGGAATCCACATCATTGAATGCAAGTGGTTCAGGAAAAAAGGCTATGGAGTCTGCTGCTTTCAATGCAAACAGCTCAGGAGGAGCAAGTTCTTCTAGATCACTAAGGCTAAGTAACAACTCTACAGGGAACAACAATGTTAATTTCAAAACCAACTACTCTCAGACTAGTACCTATGGTAATAGCAAGCCTCGTGTGATATGTGATTATTGCAAAAGGCCTGGACACATCAGGGAGAAATGTTACAAACTACATGGCTATCCATAG